A single Nostoc sp. PCC 7107 DNA region contains:
- a CDS encoding SDR family oxidoreductase: MISLKNKIVLITGASSGIGTACAKVFAGAGARLILAARRLERLQELANTLHQEFGTATHLLQLDVRDRPAVESTITNLPADWSNIDILINNAGLSRGLDKLHEGDFQDWEEMIDTNIKGLLYLSRYIVPGMVKRSRGHIVNLGSIAGHQTYPGGNVYCATKAAVKAISEGLKQDLLGTPVRVTSVDPGMVETEFSEVRFHGDGERAKRVYQGVNPLTPDDIADVIFFCTTRSPHVNINEVILMPVDQASATLVHRHN; encoded by the coding sequence ATGATTTCCCTAAAAAATAAAATTGTGTTAATTACTGGTGCAAGCAGTGGAATTGGTACTGCTTGTGCCAAGGTTTTTGCTGGTGCTGGTGCAAGATTGATTTTAGCGGCGCGACGACTGGAACGGTTGCAAGAGTTAGCCAATACTCTTCATCAAGAGTTTGGCACAGCAACTCATTTATTACAGCTAGATGTGCGCGATCGCCCTGCGGTAGAATCTACTATTACTAATCTGCCTGCCGATTGGTCGAATATAGATATTCTCATCAACAATGCTGGTTTGAGTCGCGGTTTAGATAAGCTGCACGAAGGCGACTTTCAAGACTGGGAAGAAATGATAGATACCAATATTAAAGGTTTGCTGTACCTCAGCCGTTATATTGTTCCAGGGATGGTAAAACGCAGTCGTGGTCATATCGTCAACCTTGGTTCCATCGCCGGACATCAAACTTACCCAGGGGGAAATGTCTACTGTGCAACCAAAGCGGCGGTCAAGGCAATTTCCGAAGGTTTAAAACAAGACTTGTTGGGTACTCCCGTACGTGTAACTTCCGTTGATCCTGGGATGGTGGAAACAGAATTTAGTGAAGTGCGGTTTCATGGTGATGGGGAACGCGCCAAGCGGGTGTATCAAGGCGTAAATCCCTTAACTCCTGATGATATCGCTGATGTAATCTTTTTCTGCACCACGCGATCGCCCCATGTCAATATTAATGAAGTCATACTCATGCCCGTAGATCAAGCTAGTGCTACTCTCGTTCATCGGCATAATTAA
- a CDS encoding Crp/Fnr family transcriptional regulator — protein MVSLHSSLSHAPTKNAKPHFTRRSFLPDQQNVLWQIEKGFVRTFTYLEDGTTVALGLWGPGDIIGKVLSKIEPYQMECLTKVEVKSLLIEDWYQAQETLIAHIQQAEELMVIRSYKKVDMMLIKLLAWLSKKFGSQVEQGRLIDMRLTHEDLAEMLGSTRVTITRILGQFEEEGLIDRLSLHRIVVREEDIWYYEI, from the coding sequence ATGGTGTCTTTACACTCAAGCTTGTCTCACGCACCGACAAAGAACGCCAAGCCGCATTTTACTAGACGCTCATTCCTCCCAGACCAGCAAAATGTTCTTTGGCAAATTGAAAAAGGCTTCGTACGTACTTTTACTTATTTAGAAGATGGTACAACAGTTGCTCTAGGATTATGGGGGCCTGGAGATATCATCGGTAAAGTCTTGTCAAAAATAGAACCTTATCAGATGGAGTGCTTAACCAAAGTAGAAGTCAAAAGCTTGCTCATAGAAGATTGGTATCAAGCGCAAGAGACGCTAATAGCACATATCCAACAAGCTGAAGAATTGATGGTAATTCGTAGTTATAAAAAAGTTGATATGATGCTGATTAAACTATTAGCATGGTTATCAAAAAAATTTGGTTCACAAGTTGAACAAGGACGTTTAATAGATATGCGGTTAACTCACGAAGACCTCGCAGAAATGCTTGGTTCTACTCGCGTCACCATCACTCGAATTTTAGGGCAATTTGAGGAAGAAGGTTTAATTGACCGTCTATCTCTCCATCGCATCGTCGTGCGAGAAGAAGACATTTGGTATTATGAAATTTAA
- a CDS encoding GH116 family glycosyl hydrolase — protein sequence MTNQHSPEIPEYTWNRPIGLGWDKPYTVRYASNIDDGPWHGMPLGGFGAGCIGRSSRGDFNLWHIDGGEHIFQNVPACQFSVFESYGTSSQAYALSTQSLEDGSLNAWQWYPASSESTSTGTYHALYPRSWFVYENVFQSQLTCEQFSPIWANNYQETSYPVAVFLWKAHNPSNAPITLSIMLTWENMVGWFTNALKSPEVKIRDDGSPVYEYQPRWGESQGNYNQVVENSEYFGCFLGRVGITAPVQEGDGSWCIATVKHPQVEIFHHSKWHPEGTGDEVWQSFAADGSLPNYLDTNPVGENQRLGSAIAVRFNVQPGETLEIPFVLAWDCPVTEFAAGVNYYRRYTDFFGKDGNQAWEIATTALGNYQTWRSQIQSWQAPILNREDLPAWFKMALFNELYDLTSGGTLWSAASEIDPIGQFAVLECLDYRWYESLDVRLYGSFGLLLLFPELEKSVMRAFARGIPQSDDHQRIIGYYYTIGADTTTAARKVAGATPHDLGAPNEHVWEKTNYTCYQDCNLWKDLSCDFVLQVYRDYLLTGADDVEFLADCWDAVVQTLDYLKTFDKDGDGIPENSGAPDQTFDDWRLLGVSAYCGGLWLAALEAAIAISDILITNHKVVESAEKQKSIYEVWLAQSRPIYQEKLWNGQYYRLDSESGSAVVMADQLCGQFYARLLELPDIVPSDRALSALKTVYDACFLKFQNGEFGAANGVLPDGSPENPKATHPLEVWTGINFGLAAFLVQMGMQDEALRLTQAVVEQVYNNGLQFRTPEAITATGTFRASTYLRAMAIWGIYLVMSK from the coding sequence ATGACAAATCAACACTCTCCAGAAATTCCTGAATACACTTGGAATCGTCCCATCGGCTTAGGCTGGGACAAACCTTATACAGTCCGCTATGCCAGTAATATTGATGATGGCCCTTGGCATGGTATGCCTTTGGGTGGTTTTGGTGCAGGTTGCATTGGGCGTTCTTCTAGGGGGGATTTTAACCTATGGCACATCGATGGCGGTGAGCATATCTTCCAAAATGTGCCTGCTTGTCAATTCAGTGTGTTTGAGTCTTATGGTACATCTTCTCAAGCCTACGCTTTATCTACTCAATCACTAGAAGATGGGAGTCTCAATGCTTGGCAATGGTATCCAGCGAGTAGTGAGTCAACTTCCACAGGGACTTATCATGCTTTATACCCGCGCAGTTGGTTTGTATATGAAAATGTGTTTCAATCACAGCTAACTTGTGAGCAGTTTTCGCCAATTTGGGCAAATAATTATCAAGAAACGAGTTATCCTGTGGCGGTGTTTTTGTGGAAGGCGCATAACCCCAGCAATGCACCGATTACCCTCAGCATTATGCTGACTTGGGAAAATATGGTGGGCTGGTTTACTAATGCGTTGAAGTCGCCAGAAGTCAAGATCCGCGATGATGGTAGCCCAGTTTATGAATATCAACCGCGCTGGGGTGAAAGTCAGGGGAATTACAATCAAGTAGTGGAAAATTCCGAATATTTTGGTTGTTTTTTAGGCAGGGTGGGAATTACTGCACCTGTACAAGAAGGTGACGGGAGTTGGTGTATTGCAACGGTAAAACATCCCCAAGTCGAAATTTTTCACCACAGTAAATGGCATCCTGAAGGTACGGGTGATGAGGTATGGCAAAGCTTTGCGGCTGATGGTTCTTTACCTAATTATCTAGATACTAATCCAGTAGGAGAAAATCAACGCCTAGGAAGTGCGATCGCAGTTCGCTTTAATGTCCAACCAGGGGAAACTTTAGAAATTCCCTTTGTGTTGGCTTGGGATTGTCCAGTCACAGAATTTGCTGCGGGGGTGAATTATTACCGTAGATATACAGATTTTTTTGGTAAAGATGGTAATCAAGCCTGGGAAATTGCGACTACTGCTTTAGGAAATTATCAAACATGGCGATCGCAAATTCAAAGTTGGCAAGCCCCAATTCTCAACCGCGAAGACTTGCCAGCCTGGTTCAAAATGGCGTTATTTAACGAATTATACGACTTAACTAGCGGTGGTACTCTCTGGAGTGCAGCATCAGAAATCGATCCTATCGGCCAATTTGCGGTGTTGGAATGTTTAGATTACCGCTGGTATGAAAGTTTAGATGTGCGGTTATATGGTTCCTTTGGCTTGCTGCTACTATTTCCCGAATTAGAAAAGTCGGTGATGCGGGCGTTTGCACGGGGAATTCCCCAAAGCGATGACCATCAACGGATTATTGGCTACTACTATACCATTGGTGCAGATACGACAACTGCCGCCCGTAAAGTTGCTGGTGCCACACCCCACGATTTAGGCGCACCCAATGAACACGTTTGGGAGAAGACGAATTACACCTGTTATCAAGACTGTAATTTGTGGAAGGATTTAAGCTGCGATTTCGTTTTGCAAGTTTACCGCGATTATTTGCTGACTGGTGCTGATGATGTCGAGTTTTTAGCAGATTGTTGGGATGCAGTTGTGCAGACTCTCGACTACCTGAAAACTTTTGACAAAGATGGTGATGGAATTCCTGAAAATTCAGGCGCACCAGACCAAACTTTTGATGATTGGCGGTTACTGGGGGTGAGTGCTTATTGTGGCGGGTTGTGGTTGGCTGCTTTGGAGGCGGCGATCGCTATTAGTGATATTTTAATAACGAACCATAAAGTAGTAGAGAGCGCAGAGAAACAAAAGTCTATCTATGAGGTATGGTTAGCGCAATCTCGTCCTATCTATCAGGAAAAGTTGTGGAACGGGCAATATTATCGGTTAGATAGTGAGAGTGGTTCTGCTGTGGTGATGGCAGATCAATTATGTGGGCAATTTTATGCCCGATTACTAGAGCTACCAGATATTGTACCGAGCGATCGCGCTTTATCTGCCCTGAAGACTGTTTATGATGCTTGCTTTTTGAAATTCCAAAACGGTGAATTTGGTGCGGCGAATGGTGTGCTTCCCGATGGTTCACCAGAAAACCCCAAGGCTACCCATCCTTTAGAAGTTTGGACAGGGATCAATTTTGGATTAGCGGCGTTTCTTGTGCAGATGGGAATGCAGGATGAAGCTTTGCGGTTGACACAAGCTGTAGTCGAGCAAGTTTATAACAACGGCTTGCAATTCCGCACACCCGAAGCCATTACCGCCACCGGGACTTTCCGCGCCAGTACTTACCTCCGGGCGATGGCGATTTGGGGTATTTATTTAGTAATGAGTAAATAG
- the murG gene encoding undecaprenyldiphospho-muramoylpentapeptide beta-N-acetylglucosaminyltransferase: MTNAPIKLLIAASGTGGHLFPAIALAEKLPDYEIEWLGVPNRLETQLVPKQYPLNTIPVEGFQQGFGLASLKILAKLIGSIIEVRRILKQGKFQGVFTTGGYIAGPAVIAARSLGLPVVFHESNALPGKVTRFFGPWCNAMALGFDAATKYLPKAKNVCVGTPVRSQFLAAEIPALDLTIPDNAPLIVVFGGSQGAVAVNKFVRQAASAWLDTGAYIVHLTGDRDPDAGIFKHPQYIELPFYDNMAALLRRATLAISRSGAGSLTELAVCGTPAILIPYPFAAEDHQSYNADVFTKAGAAITDKQSELTAEILQTQVLQLLQNPAELTKMGENAKAIAVPDSADKLASLLREVLET, from the coding sequence ATGACAAACGCACCGATAAAATTACTCATAGCTGCTAGTGGGACTGGTGGACATTTGTTTCCAGCGATCGCACTGGCAGAAAAACTGCCAGACTATGAAATTGAATGGTTGGGTGTGCCGAATCGACTAGAAACGCAACTTGTTCCCAAACAGTACCCCTTGAATACTATTCCAGTTGAAGGGTTCCAGCAAGGTTTCGGACTCGCATCTCTAAAGATTTTGGCTAAACTCATTGGTTCGATTATAGAAGTTCGACGAATTCTCAAACAGGGCAAATTTCAGGGCGTATTTACGACAGGCGGTTATATTGCGGGGCCTGCGGTGATTGCGGCGCGTTCTTTAGGTTTACCTGTAGTTTTTCACGAATCTAACGCTTTACCAGGAAAAGTGACCCGCTTTTTTGGCCCTTGGTGCAATGCAATGGCGCTGGGATTTGACGCAGCAACCAAGTATTTACCCAAAGCCAAAAATGTCTGTGTGGGTACACCAGTGCGATCGCAATTTTTAGCGGCAGAAATTCCAGCGCTAGATTTAACTATCCCCGATAATGCGCCGTTAATTGTAGTGTTTGGCGGTAGTCAAGGCGCAGTGGCTGTGAATAAATTTGTCCGTCAAGCTGCGAGTGCTTGGTTAGATACTGGTGCTTATATTGTGCATTTAACAGGCGATCGCGATCCCGATGCAGGGATTTTTAAACATCCGCAATATATAGAGTTACCCTTTTATGACAATATGGCGGCGCTGTTGCGACGTGCAACTTTAGCAATTAGTCGTTCTGGTGCTGGCAGCTTAACAGAATTAGCCGTATGTGGTACACCCGCAATTTTGATCCCTTACCCTTTTGCAGCGGAAGATCATCAATCTTACAACGCAGATGTATTTACCAAAGCTGGCGCAGCAATTACCGATAAACAGTCAGAGTTAACAGCAGAAATATTGCAAACTCAAGTTTTACAGTTATTGCAAAATCCCGCTGAGTTAACCAAAATGGGGGAAAATGCCAAAGCGATCGCAGTTCCTGATAGTGCCGATAAATTGGCTTCTTTATTGCGAGAAGTCTTGGAAACTTAA